Proteins encoded in a region of the Triticum dicoccoides isolate Atlit2015 ecotype Zavitan chromosome 3A, WEW_v2.0, whole genome shotgun sequence genome:
- the LOC119271646 gene encoding putative Peroxidase 48, with amino-acid sequence MLRHPLWGAICLLAVSLVLCTDKLCTDARPSAYALLVDDDDDEEDGGDGSSSFSFSSPQATPDELAFGFYDGTCPNAEAVVASTVRELFAGDPNVAAALVRLFFHDCFVHGCDASVLLDRIGGGGKSEKDAAPNRSLRGFGAVDKIKARLEKQCPGTVSCADILALAARDSLVLVGGPTYPVLTGRRDSAGSFYDDVNIPAPNATYAMTLSAFARRGFTERETVALLGAHSIGKVQCRFFRDRIYNFAGTGEPDDSLDADMVGEMRAVCSGDGAAPMEMGYYRQGREVGFGAHYYAKLLAGRGILRSDQQLTAGSTVRWVRAYASGHRGEEAFREDFAHAMVKLSALAPLTGSAGQVRISCSKSVE; translated from the exons ATGTTACGACATCCACTGTGGGGAGCCATCTGCTTGCTCGCCGTCTCGCTGGTCCTGTGCACAGACAAGCTCTGCACGGACGCCAGGCCGTCCGCCTACGCGCTCCtggtcgacgacgacgacgacgaggaagacggcggcgacggctcgtcgtccttctccttctcctccccgcAGGCGACGCCGGACGAACTGGCATTCGGGTTCTACGACGGGACATGCCCCAACGCCGAGGCCGTCGTCGCGTCCACCGTGCGGGAGCTCTTCGCCGGCGACCCCAACGTCGCCGCCGCGCTCGTGCGCCTCTTCTTTCACGACTGCTTCGTCCAC GGCTGCGACGCCTCGGTGCTGCTGGaccggatcggcggcggcggcaagtCGGAGAAGGACGCCGCCCCGAACCGCTCGCTGCGAGGCTTCGGCGCCGTCGACAAAATTAAGGCGAGGCTGGAGAAGCAGTGCCCGGGGaccgtctcctgcgccgacatctTGGCACTGGCCGCGCGGGACAGCCTCGTACTCGTGGGCGGGCCGACCTACCCAGTACTCACCGGCCGCCGAGATAGCGCCGGGAGCTTCTACGACGACGTGAACATCCCGGCCCCGAACGCCACCTACGCCATGACGCTCAGCGCGTTCGCCCGCCGCGGCTTCACCGAGCGCGAGACCGTCGCGCTCTTAG GAGCACACAGCATCGGGAAGGTGCAGTGCAGATTCTTCAGGGACAGGATCTACAACTTCGCCGGGACCGGCGAGCCGGACGACTCCCTGGACGCGGACATGGTCGGCGAGATGCGGGCCGTGTGCAGCGGAGACGGCGCGGCGCCGATGGAGATGGGGTACTACCGGCAGGGACGGGAAGTGGGGTTCGGCGCGCACTACTACGCGAAGCTCCTCGCGGGGCGGGGCATCCTGCGCTCGGACCAGCAGCTCACGGCGGGGAGCACCGTGCGGTGGGTGCGCGCGTACGCGTCCGGGCATCGCGGCGAGGAGGCTTTCCGCGAGGACTTCGCGCACGCCATGGTTAAGCTGTCCGCGCTTGCGCCGCTCACAGGGTCGGCCGGGCAGGTCCGGATCAGCTGCTCCAAGTCCGTTGAGTAG